The following are encoded together in the Argopecten irradians isolate NY chromosome 5, Ai_NY, whole genome shotgun sequence genome:
- the LOC138322763 gene encoding transcription elongation factor, mitochondrial-like gives MSRARFLFSALWREKSRTLEKGLTYSCLKRLYCIKLTPNNKEIHDDRQVPADPVYIPLPKLVVDAAHEKRVLRLLNSIKENKKNVQVAKGIKLEESLVTDIVNFRSKNGKIGEVKDLLKANVVSFEHLQSLCTEVLRKTTQNSTFCYPAISSEKIKSLQSLVVIDLNLQSASWIKVNRDGKVDDWSHVSLNSTKIFRKFDHSFLYEVARSTLHQIPEGCCYIVKETMPKVGRNFTLHSMEIYSRVLRSIFMTLLKLKMEDMDEPNVHSVNVQKMPDIYNSSGNWFRYNANCDILKQSLDGELLNMWMLQIQPTFLDKYNTTSPDRLREQCASVALLANCFYNLVLWG, from the exons atgtCGAGAGCACGTTTCCTGTTCTCTGCCCTTTGGAGAGAGAAAAGTCGTACATTAGAAAAGGGCCTGACGTATAGTTGTCTG aaaCGCCTGTACTGTATAAAGTTGACGCCCAACAATAAAGAAATCCATGATGACAGGCAGGTACCAGCAGACCCAGTTTATATACCATTGCCAAAGTTGGTGGTAGATGCAGCTCACGAGAAAAGAGTTTTAAGGTTATTAAATAGCATTAAGGAAAACAAGAAGAATGTACAAGTGGCTAAAGGGATTAAATTGGAGGAGTCTCTAGTGACCGATATTGTAAACTTCCGTTCAAAGAATGGAAAGATTGGTGAGGTGAAGGACTTGTTAAAAGCTAATGTTGTGAGCTTTGAACATCTCCAAAGCTTATGTACAGAGGTACTTAGGAAGACAACACAAAATAGTACATTCTGTTATCCTGCGATATCATCAGAGAAAATCAAG AGTCTACAAAGCCTAGTTGTGATTGACTTAAACCTACAATCAGCCAGCTGGATCAAGGTGAATCGGGACGGAAAGGTGGACGACTGGAGCCATGTTTCATTAAACTCAACTAAGATTTTCAGAAAATTTGATCATTCCTTCCTCTATGAAGTT GCCAGATCTACCTTACATCAGATCCCAGAAGGATGTTGTTATATAGTCAAAGAAACCATGCCAAAGGTTGGGAGGAATTTCACACTACATAGTATGGAAATCTATTCCAGAGTGCTTCGTTCAATATTTATGACATTGCTTAAATTAAAGATGGAAGATATGGATGAACCGAATGTACATTCTGTAAATGTACAGAAAATGCCTGATATTTATAACTCATCTGGTAATTGGTTTCGCTACAATGCCAACTGTGATATTTTGAAGCAGAGCCTTGATGGTGAATTACTGAACATGTGGATGTTACAGATACAACCAACTTTTCTGGATAAATACAACACCACTTCTCCAGACCGCCTACGTGAACAGTGTGCCAGTGTAGCACTGTTGGCAAATTGCTTTTACAATCTTGTCTTGTGGGgttag